A genomic region of Leptolyngbya sp. NIES-2104 contains the following coding sequences:
- the rpsU gene encoding 30S ribosomal protein S21 yields the protein MTQVVLGENEGIDSALRRFKRQVSKAGILADLRSHRHFETPLEKRKRKAIVARRNRRYR from the coding sequence ATGACCCAAGTGGTTTTAGGAGAAAACGAAGGCATCGATTCAGCGTTGCGCCGCTTTAAGCGCCAAGTCTCAAAAGCTGGAATTTTGGCAGATCTGCGATCGCACCGTCATTTTGAAACCCCGCTGGAAAAGCGCAAGCGCAAAGCGATCGTCGCCCGACGCAATCGCCGCTACCGCTAA
- a CDS encoding group 1 truncated hemoglobin, whose product MATLYEKLGGKAAIEAAVDQFYQRVLDDDRISHFFTGVDMQKQRQHQKAFLTYAFGGSSGYDGRMLREASASCGK is encoded by the coding sequence ATGGCGACTTTGTACGAAAAGCTCGGTGGGAAAGCTGCGATCGAGGCTGCTGTGGATCAGTTTTATCAGCGAGTTTTAGACGACGATCGCATCAGTCACTTCTTTACGGGTGTCGATATGCAGAAACAGCGACAGCATCAGAAGGCATTTCTCACCTACGCTTTTGGGGGATCATCTGGATATGACGGCAGAATGCTTCGTGAGGCATCAGCATCTTGTGGAAAATAG
- the cax gene encoding calcium/proton exchanger, giving the protein MSVKNTVFTALLVMIPVSIAAHYLEWGALVVFGTAAVAILPLAAWMGTATEEIAVVVGPTLGGLMNATFGNATELIIALVALNAGFVDVVKASLTGSIIGNLLLVMGLSMLLGGLRYKEQEFQPIVARVNASSMNLAVIALLLPTAVNITSSGIDSKTLQTLSVAVAIVLITVYALTLLFSMKTHTYLYDVGTLESGNEELAEANLSHDGKKPNIALWSIVLLVCTIFVAIESELLVDSLEVATEKLGLTALFTGVILLPIVGNAAEHATAVTVAMKDKMDLSLSVAVGSSLQIALFVAPVLVIVGWFIGQPMDLDFNPFELVAVAVAVLITNSISSDGRSNWLEGTLLLAAYLVLGLAFYFHPVMA; this is encoded by the coding sequence ATGTCAGTCAAGAATACGGTTTTTACAGCATTACTCGTGATGATCCCGGTGTCGATCGCGGCTCACTACCTCGAATGGGGAGCGCTTGTTGTCTTTGGAACGGCTGCTGTGGCGATCTTACCGCTCGCCGCCTGGATGGGCACTGCAACCGAAGAGATCGCCGTGGTAGTCGGTCCGACATTAGGCGGTTTGATGAATGCGACCTTTGGCAATGCAACGGAGTTAATCATCGCTTTAGTCGCCCTCAATGCGGGCTTTGTGGATGTCGTAAAAGCCAGCCTTACAGGTTCAATCATTGGTAATTTACTTTTGGTGATGGGCTTGTCGATGCTGCTTGGCGGATTGCGCTACAAAGAGCAGGAATTTCAGCCGATCGTGGCACGAGTCAATGCGTCCTCAATGAATCTTGCCGTGATCGCGCTCTTGTTACCAACAGCGGTGAATATCACTTCAAGTGGAATTGACTCGAAGACTTTACAAACGCTCTCGGTGGCAGTCGCGATCGTGCTGATTACGGTTTACGCTCTCACGCTTTTATTCTCGATGAAGACTCACACGTATTTGTATGACGTGGGAACCTTAGAGAGTGGGAACGAAGAACTTGCAGAAGCGAATCTGTCACATGACGGCAAGAAGCCAAATATTGCGCTGTGGTCGATCGTGCTGCTGGTCTGTACGATTTTTGTTGCGATCGAATCAGAATTGCTCGTCGATAGTCTGGAAGTTGCAACTGAGAAACTAGGACTGACAGCGCTGTTTACCGGAGTAATTCTGTTGCCGATCGTTGGAAATGCCGCAGAACACGCGACCGCTGTAACCGTAGCAATGAAGGACAAGATGGATTTGTCACTCTCGGTTGCCGTGGGATCAAGTTTGCAAATCGCGCTCTTTGTCGCTCCAGTGTTGGTCATCGTCGGTTGGTTTATTGGGCAGCCGATGGATCTCGATTTCAATCCATTTGAATTAGTTGCGGTTGCAGTCGCGGTCTTGATTACAAATTCGATTAGCTCAGATGGTCGATCGAATTGGCTTGAAGGAACGTTATTACTCGCAGCTTATCTAGTTCTCGGACTTGCCTTTTATTTCCATCCTGTAATGGCATAA
- a CDS encoding DUF3536 domain-containing protein, with protein sequence MTSLSDTSSRLVPVDLNAHDPVSDPLNTAIGVYVTVHGHFYQPPRENPYLDAIERQPSAAPFHNWNERIHHECYRPNAFARVLNDQGQLLGIVNNFEYLSFNIGPTLMSWIERHDVEVYQRIVEADRKSCDRLNGHGNAIAQVYNHIILPLANERDKRTQIRWGKADFRSHFGRDPEGMWLAETAVDYPTVKVLIEEGIKFIVLAPSQAERCREQNDPHWQEVGGGQIDPTRPYRCYLRSNDPDSPYIDVFFYDGPISRDMGFDTALSSSHHLASRLGQAVRGDHRPTQLISVATDGETFGHHKGGTEKCLAYAFTKEFSNRDWTVTNFAHYLSLNPPTWEVELKPVTAWSCSHGVDRWQEDCGCGGGGLWHQKWRRPLREALDWLRDQLIRVYEEEGKKRFNDPWLARDEYVQVIRDRASVQKFLSRHQSHKLSNVDRLDALRLLEMQRHALLMYTSCGWFFEELSRPEGVQILRYASRALELAGDVSGIQLEKNFIKRLTSAPSNVDCFKNGAEVYRQLVIPAQITFEQVAAHYAISSLFTSYSREQRVYCYTANQLDYQIQRMGSVTLAIGQLQLTSEITRESQHFVFAVLHLCGWDFHCCIQPFAGRRSYTQVKEQLFEALNHGSAAQTILKMNQVFGDVAYSLQDLFAEERHRIMRLLSQETLTRLDQLYTQVYRDNYGVLMAFHRDELPVPQELQVAAEIALGHRLLLTLRSLEQDSDEPDAVMMHLGHLDAIATEAIHLRCHLQQPEAREILQRFIERSLWVLFNESEIDGAETQIRVLERLIVLSGQFELGVALSKSQELFHQWLNRSPSLTPAIRGLAEKLAIVI encoded by the coding sequence ATGACTTCACTTTCTGATACTTCCTCCCGTTTAGTGCCTGTCGATTTGAATGCTCATGATCCCGTTAGCGATCCCCTCAATACTGCGATCGGGGTTTACGTCACGGTTCACGGGCATTTCTATCAGCCACCCCGCGAAAATCCGTATTTAGATGCGATCGAGCGTCAACCGAGTGCTGCTCCGTTTCACAACTGGAATGAGCGGATTCATCACGAGTGTTATCGCCCGAATGCGTTCGCCAGAGTGCTAAACGATCAGGGTCAACTCTTGGGGATCGTTAATAATTTCGAGTATTTAAGCTTCAATATTGGTCCGACGTTGATGAGTTGGATTGAGCGGCACGATGTTGAGGTCTATCAGCGGATTGTGGAAGCCGATCGTAAAAGTTGCGATCGCTTAAACGGGCATGGAAACGCGATCGCGCAAGTTTACAATCACATCATCTTGCCGCTGGCGAATGAACGCGATAAACGAACGCAGATTCGCTGGGGAAAAGCGGATTTTCGATCGCATTTCGGACGTGATCCTGAAGGGATGTGGTTGGCTGAAACTGCTGTCGATTACCCCACAGTAAAGGTGTTGATCGAAGAGGGGATCAAGTTCATTGTGCTGGCTCCATCTCAAGCAGAACGGTGCAGAGAGCAGAATGATCCCCACTGGCAAGAAGTCGGCGGCGGACAGATTGATCCGACTCGTCCGTATCGTTGTTATTTGCGATCGAATGATCCCGACTCTCCGTATATTGATGTTTTCTTCTATGACGGTCCGATTTCTCGCGATATGGGATTCGATACGGCTCTGAGCAGTTCACACCATCTTGCTAGTCGATTAGGTCAAGCGGTTCGCGGGGATCATCGCCCGACTCAGTTAATTTCAGTTGCAACCGACGGGGAAACCTTCGGACATCATAAAGGAGGTACTGAGAAATGTTTGGCGTATGCGTTTACCAAAGAATTCTCTAACCGGGATTGGACGGTGACGAATTTCGCGCATTATCTCAGTTTGAATCCGCCGACTTGGGAAGTTGAATTGAAGCCTGTGACGGCTTGGAGTTGTTCGCATGGAGTCGATCGCTGGCAAGAAGATTGTGGATGTGGTGGGGGCGGTTTGTGGCATCAGAAATGGAGACGACCGCTCAGAGAAGCACTCGATTGGTTGCGGGATCAGTTGATTCGGGTGTACGAGGAAGAAGGGAAAAAGCGATTTAATGATCCCTGGCTGGCGCGGGATGAGTATGTCCAAGTGATTCGCGATCGCGCTTCTGTGCAAAAATTCCTCTCTCGCCATCAGTCGCACAAATTGAGTAATGTCGATCGCCTAGATGCGCTTCGTTTGCTCGAAATGCAGCGTCACGCACTCTTGATGTATACGAGTTGTGGCTGGTTTTTTGAAGAGCTTTCCCGACCAGAAGGAGTTCAGATTCTCCGGTACGCCTCACGCGCTTTAGAACTTGCTGGAGATGTATCAGGTATTCAGCTTGAGAAAAATTTCATCAAGCGACTGACATCGGCTCCGAGTAATGTCGATTGCTTCAAGAATGGCGCGGAAGTTTACCGGCAGTTGGTGATCCCCGCGCAAATCACTTTCGAGCAAGTTGCAGCACACTACGCGATTTCGTCTTTGTTTACTTCTTACTCACGGGAGCAGCGCGTTTATTGCTACACCGCGAATCAGTTAGATTATCAGATTCAGCGAATGGGATCGGTGACACTCGCGATCGGGCAACTCCAGCTAACGTCAGAAATCACCCGCGAAAGTCAGCATTTCGTCTTCGCGGTATTGCATCTGTGCGGTTGGGATTTCCACTGCTGCATTCAACCGTTTGCAGGGCGGCGGAGCTATACCCAAGTGAAAGAACAGCTTTTCGAGGCGTTGAATCATGGTAGTGCTGCCCAAACGATCCTAAAAATGAATCAAGTGTTTGGAGATGTTGCTTACAGCTTGCAAGACTTGTTTGCGGAAGAGCGGCATCGAATCATGCGGTTACTGAGTCAAGAGACTTTGACGCGGTTGGATCAGCTTTATACGCAGGTTTATCGCGATAACTATGGCGTGTTGATGGCATTTCACCGGGATGAATTGCCAGTGCCGCAAGAATTACAAGTCGCGGCTGAGATCGCATTAGGGCATCGATTGTTGTTGACGCTGCGATCGCTTGAACAAGATTCGGATGAGCCAGATGCGGTGATGATGCACTTGGGGCATTTGGACGCGATCGCAACTGAGGCGATTCATTTACGCTGTCATCTGCAACAGCCCGAAGCCCGCGAGATTTTACAGCGATTTATTGAGCGATCGCTGTGGGTGCTGTTTAACGAGAGTGAGATCGATGGGGCGGAGACTCAGATCCGCGTTCTAGAGCGGTTGATTGTCCTGAGTGGGCAGTTTGAATTGGGTGTTGCTCTATCGAAGAGTCAGGAACTGTTTCATCAGTGGTTAAATCGGTCGCCCTCTCTTACGCCTGCAATTCGAGGTTTGGCTGAGAAATTAGCGATCGTGATTTAG
- a CDS encoding helix-turn-helix domain-containing protein codes for MSKSINLYQQDDWGNQPVGRPKTINDEYLARLKELVSQSPKQFGYPFDRWTAHWLRKHLLQETGVAISDRHINRLLKQMGLSTRARIHMSRFGITIDNLNSSQG; via the coding sequence ATGTCGAAAAGTATCAATTTATATCAGCAGGATGATTGGGGCAATCAACCTGTCGGACGACCAAAAACAATCAACGATGAGTATCTCGCTCGCCTCAAAGAACTGGTGAGCCAGAGTCCGAAACAGTTTGGCTATCCGTTCGATCGCTGGACAGCCCACTGGCTACGAAAACATTTGCTACAAGAAACCGGAGTTGCTATTAGCGATCGACATATCAATCGATTGCTAAAACAAATGGGCTTGTCTACTCGCGCCCGGATTCACATGAGCCGATTCGGCATCACGATCGACAATTTGAATTCGTCTCAAGGTTAA
- a CDS encoding endonuclease/exonuclease/phosphatase family protein: MMFAFFRSAIGVLGWSYLGSLLLWLSLRSLFFDRFWWLALLNTFAPYLFLPIVVLLPLAFWSRRKRLLIGLMLGCLLFVGLFPPRLNFPTVARRDTLLRVMSFNLLWSNQDYPKVTQMIRAMDVDVIGIQELQPKELPNLLKAISPIYPYHAIHPVDRFHTVALFSRLPLEAVKPLSSPPIERGLQATIYAGNQHINVLVTHLTPNNIPLDRLVVETIDRYTKRAAETEFLKKYIPEQTLPTLMLCDCNMTDSSETYHELRKVLKDSFQERGQGIGHTLINSSIPWLPVQRLDYIWHTGDLQPIQAFVGSDGGSDHLPVVASFKMP, from the coding sequence ATGATGTTCGCTTTCTTTCGATCTGCAATTGGTGTATTGGGCTGGAGTTACCTGGGTAGCCTTTTGCTCTGGTTGAGTTTGCGATCGCTCTTTTTTGATCGCTTCTGGTGGTTAGCACTGCTCAATACATTTGCGCCTTATCTATTTTTACCGATCGTTGTTCTTCTACCACTGGCGTTTTGGAGTCGAAGGAAGCGTTTGTTGATCGGGCTGATGTTGGGCTGTTTGCTCTTCGTTGGGCTGTTCCCACCAAGGTTAAACTTTCCAACTGTTGCACGAAGAGACACCCTGCTTAGGGTAATGTCGTTCAATCTTCTATGGAGCAATCAGGACTATCCCAAAGTTACTCAGATGATAAGGGCGATGGATGTGGATGTTATTGGGATACAAGAGCTACAACCGAAAGAACTTCCTAATTTATTGAAAGCAATTTCGCCGATTTATCCCTATCATGCGATTCATCCGGTCGATCGCTTTCATACCGTTGCATTGTTTAGTCGGTTGCCGCTTGAAGCTGTCAAACCGTTATCTAGTCCACCGATCGAGCGAGGATTACAAGCAACGATTTATGCTGGAAATCAGCACATTAATGTATTAGTGACGCATCTTACGCCAAATAATATTCCGCTTGATCGATTAGTTGTGGAGACTATCGATCGATACACAAAAAGAGCCGCAGAAACAGAGTTCTTGAAGAAGTACATTCCAGAACAAACCTTGCCAACTCTGATGTTGTGTGATTGCAATATGACGGACAGTTCTGAAACTTATCATGAACTCCGAAAGGTGTTAAAAGATAGTTTTCAAGAGCGCGGTCAGGGAATTGGGCATACGTTAATAAATAGCAGCATTCCCTGGCTTCCGGTTCAACGACTAGATTATATTTGGCACACAGGCGACCTACAGCCCATTCAAGCATTCGTTGGATCGGATGGAGGTTCTGACCATCTCCCAGTCGTTGCAAGTTTCAAAATGCCTTGA
- the psbA gene encoding photosystem II q(b) protein has product MTTTLQRRESANLWAQFCNWVTSTENRLYVGWFGVLMIPTLLAATICYIVAFIAAPPVDIDGIREPVAGSLMFGNNIISGAVVPSSNAIGLHFYPIWEAASLDEWLYNGGPYQLVVFHFLIGVFCYMGREWELSYRLGMRPWICVAYSAPVAAATAVFLIYPIGQGSFSDGMPLGISGTFNFMLVFQAEHNILMHPFHMLGVAGVFGGSLFSAMHGSLVTSSLVRETTEAESQNYGYKFGQEEETYNIVAAHGYFGRLIFQYASFNNSRALHFFLGAWPVVGIWMTALGVSTMAFNLNGFNFNQSIIDSQGRVVSTWSDVINRANLGMEVMHERNAHNFPLDLAAGEAAPVALSAPAIHG; this is encoded by the coding sequence ATGACAACCACCTTACAGAGACGCGAAAGCGCCAACCTGTGGGCGCAGTTCTGCAACTGGGTCACCTCCACCGAAAACCGCCTGTACGTAGGCTGGTTCGGCGTGTTGATGATCCCCACCTTGCTCGCTGCCACCATCTGCTACATCGTTGCCTTCATCGCAGCACCCCCCGTGGACATCGACGGCATCCGCGAACCCGTTGCAGGTTCGTTGATGTTCGGTAACAACATCATCTCCGGTGCAGTCGTTCCTTCATCGAACGCAATTGGCTTGCACTTCTACCCGATCTGGGAAGCAGCATCACTCGACGAGTGGCTGTACAACGGTGGACCTTACCAACTGGTCGTGTTCCACTTCCTCATCGGAGTCTTCTGCTACATGGGACGTGAATGGGAACTCTCCTACCGTCTCGGCATGCGTCCTTGGATCTGCGTTGCTTACTCTGCCCCTGTTGCAGCCGCAACCGCAGTCTTCTTGATCTACCCGATCGGACAAGGCTCGTTCTCCGATGGTATGCCCCTCGGAATCTCTGGAACCTTCAACTTCATGTTGGTGTTCCAAGCAGAGCACAACATCTTGATGCACCCCTTCCACATGCTCGGCGTAGCAGGTGTATTCGGCGGCAGCTTGTTCAGTGCAATGCACGGTTCGTTGGTCACCTCCTCGTTGGTTCGTGAAACCACCGAAGCAGAAAGCCAAAACTACGGCTACAAGTTCGGACAAGAAGAAGAGACCTACAACATCGTTGCAGCACACGGCTATTTCGGTCGGTTGATCTTCCAATACGCATCGTTCAACAACTCACGCGCATTGCACTTCTTCTTGGGAGCATGGCCCGTGGTTGGTATCTGGATGACCGCCTTGGGTGTGTCCACGATGGCATTCAACCTGAACGGATTCAACTTCAACCAATCGATCATCGACTCGCAAGGTCGTGTGGTCAGCACCTGGTCTGACGTGATCAACCGTGCGAACTTGGGTATGGAAGTGATGCACGAGCGGAACGCTCACAACTTCCCGCTCGACTTGGCGGCAGGTGAAGCGGCACCGGTTGCACTGAGTGCACCTGCAATCCACGGCTAA
- the miaA gene encoding tRNA (adenosine(37)-N6)-dimethylallyltransferase MiaA, which produces MDRSILTQNFQNEPKIFNNTSVLIIIGGATATGKSGLAIELADRMSSIILSADSRQVYREFTIGTAKPTLQEQNRIPHFLIDICDPTETLTVADYQMRVQEVLDRGGVQFLVGGTGLYIKAIARGMKIPRVAPQQELRSQLEQLGQKTLYEMLRQVDAIAASRIHANDQVRTLRALEVFYVTGRPISEQQGEEPPNFPILYLALDSDRLEQRIAKRTGQMLEMGFVEEVKTLCEKYGEALPLLNTLGYAEMRQYLRSEISLSEAERLTVLHTRQFAKRQRTWFRAVSEIEWFDSDAADLVDRVWLRVQEFYKAI; this is translated from the coding sequence ATGGATCGGTCTATTTTGACTCAAAATTTCCAGAATGAACCAAAAATCTTTAACAATACATCTGTACTTATTATAATCGGTGGCGCGACGGCAACAGGAAAATCTGGATTAGCGATCGAACTTGCCGATCGTATGAGTTCGATCATCCTCAGCGCCGATTCGCGTCAAGTGTACCGAGAGTTTACCATCGGAACGGCAAAACCAACCCTCCAAGAGCAAAATCGCATACCGCATTTTTTAATCGACATCTGCGATCCGACTGAAACACTGACGGTGGCGGATTATCAGATGAGAGTGCAGGAAGTTCTCGATCGTGGTGGCGTTCAGTTTCTCGTAGGTGGAACTGGGCTATATATTAAAGCGATCGCTCGTGGCATGAAAATTCCGAGAGTCGCACCTCAACAGGAATTGCGATCGCAGCTTGAACAATTGGGACAAAAAACACTTTATGAAATGCTGCGGCAAGTGGACGCGATCGCAGCGAGTCGAATTCACGCTAATGATCAGGTGCGAACGCTTAGAGCCTTAGAAGTTTTTTACGTCACAGGTCGCCCGATTTCAGAGCAGCAAGGAGAAGAGCCGCCGAATTTTCCGATTTTGTATCTTGCATTGGATAGCGATCGCTTAGAACAACGGATCGCGAAACGGACTGGACAAATGCTCGAAATGGGATTTGTCGAGGAAGTCAAAACGCTATGTGAAAAGTACGGGGAAGCGTTACCGCTGTTAAATACGTTGGGATATGCAGAGATGCGGCAGTATTTGCGGAGTGAAATTTCACTATCTGAAGCGGAGCGGTTAACAGTACTACATACTCGACAGTTTGCGAAACGCCAGCGAACTTGGTTTCGGGCAGTTTCGGAGATTGAATGGTTCGATTCGGATGCGGCTGATTTAGTCGATCGAGTCTGGTTACGGGTTCAAGAGTTCTACAAAGCGATTTAA